TACTGAGGGAATGGTCCAAATGACAATGTGGTGTATGTTGGTGCAGTCACAACCGCTCTGTTCGTATTTAGCATGGGATAGGCCACTGCCCCAATGGTGACAACAGGTGGTAACGTTACACCAACTGTAGTCTGCGGTACACTTGTCCCCGCGACACAAACTGTCGTCATATTCTGAGGTATACCTGCTGTGGGGACTAAAGGATGTCTGATGACAGTGTGTGGAAGAGATGGATTGACAAGTTGATGGGATGAGTTGGCTACAGTGTACGCAGCAATGGGTGGTTGAGTGAACAGAACTTGGGTCAACGCTGGCTGTAAGGTTAGCCCAGGAGAAATGAAGGAGTGTCCTTGGGGAGAGGGGGGAGGGAGAGTCCCCTGGGTGACGCCCGACACCCTGGCTTGTTGGATCATAGATGGCGAGAGGAATGGGGTCTGACTAGTCAGGGGTGAGTGAAGTCTGACTTGGTTTTTATCATTGACGCCTATGTTTGTCAAATCTGGCGCTAAGCTCCGTGTGTTTGCCAACATTGCCTGGCTCAGAAGGGCAGCATTTGCAGCAGTCAGCATGCCAGGGTTGGACAAGTTTGGTCGGATCATGGCCGCCCCAATACCTCCCTGGGGAAGGTAATGCTGAAAAGAAGGTAACATTGTGTTGTGGCCGGCTATGAAGCTCCGGACGTCCAATCCCGGCGGTGGAGTTGCATGCTGCAGCGCCACAGAGCAAGTCGGTATCGTGTTGACGACATTCGCAACAGTGCCACTGCCCGAGACAGACACTGTACTTGTCATTGCACTTGTTACATGCACGGTCTGAGGTTCTTTACTTGTGACTGGTTTGGATAATGTATAGCTCACTTGTGTCGCTGAAGTGTCCGTGCTAATCGTCACTAATTTTGAGGTTTTGGGCATGATGTCCACAGTTTGGGAGCGTGGGCTGAATGGGTGCCGCGTCACTCTCTGCATAACAAACTTGTTATCCGTTCGACGCACCGGTTGCCTTACAACCATTGCCTGTTGCTTCCCAAGTAGCTGGCTGACAGTTTGTCTGGCGATGCCGCCTGCAGTTGTGACGGTTGCGACAGCCGTTGTCGTCGCTATCGTAACGTTAAGTTTTGAGGTAAGAGGGTCCATTGTAGGTGCTGTGTGTGATACTGAACTTGATTCTTTCTGCTGCTGATTAAGCTGCTTACTCTGAGCTTTATTCTTCAAGTGCTCTTGAACAGCGGATACAGCCGTCGAATGCCGTATGACTTGGTTGGGGGTCACTTTAGGCTTGACTGAAGAATTGATTGTCTGGGTAGGGACTTTACTCTGCTGCTGCATTTGGTCCGTGGTCAAAGGAGTGACTATTTGCTTTGCAGTGGTCTGAGGGGTGATCACAGGCTGTGCTGTGGTCAAGGGTGGGGCCTTTGGCTGCGATTGGGCAACAGTGTCGTGGATAAGGACCGGCTGAAGCGCTGTGGATTGTGTGGTCACAACCAGCTTCTGCGTTGTCGTCACCATCTTTTGTGAAGTGGCCCTTCGAATTTGCGGCCTGATCATGAACTGTGTAACGACCTGACGCCGTGTGAGCTGAGGGGGTGCTACCCTGGTTGGATCCTGTGGAGTTGCATACTCTTTAGCTGCTGTGGGAATCGGTTGACGGATTCCACCAATGCCCCGCGGCTGCTGCTGAAACTGAACAGGAGGCATGGTCACAGGCTTTGGCTGAAACTGAGATGGCGGTAGGGTCATGTTCTTTGGCTGGGTCCCAACCTTCTTTTCTGTCGACCCCTGCTGGGAGTGTTGTTTCACAACAATAGGCACGTGCGCAGGGGGGACCGGTTGCTGTCCAGCGGCAGTGGTAATAGGCACATGGGTGACAATCCTCCTGCTGATTACAAACGGCCCCGACGTGATGAAATGGTCTGAGGATTGGTCAGTTCTTACGAGTGTAGGTTCGACCTTCTGGTCAGCTGGATCTGTTTTACGCAAGACTTGATGACCGATTTTCGGCTCCGGTGATTGGGCCCTTGATTTCCTCTCTTCTTCCTCTGCCTCTGTAAATAATATAAGAACCAAACTACAGTAAATTTTAGCTGGAAGCAAAAAACACTGAGAAAGAAAAACTCACCCCAAAACCAAAAAATGTACAGCTTTGGATTCACGGTAGGAG
Above is a genomic segment from Asterias rubens chromosome 5, eAstRub1.3, whole genome shotgun sequence containing:
- the LOC117290947 gene encoding mucin-5AC-like codes for the protein MSIETLLEAAKFVEWSAQIGYGARADDDETDVQTGGKNGQTGSAKAGATQTGLSSSPLSSPGSSSPVVSSGKHNDEGDDKRSGTREVHNKLEKNRRAHLKECFDNLRETIPNMDDKKMKPSNLSILQGALRYLQALKRKERDLEYETEKLARQKIQYQDKLIKLKGSYSHWKIEKSLKVEEKEDEREEDMETDEEDRDSVSTSTSTASEAEEEERKSRAQSPEPKIGHQVLRKTDPADQKVEPTLVRTDQSSDHFITSGPFVISRRIVTHVPITTAAGQQPVPPAHVPIVVKQHSQQGSTEKKVGTQPKNMTLPPSQFQPKPVTMPPVQFQQQPRGIGGIRQPIPTAAKEYATPQDPTRVAPPQLTRRQVVTQFMIRPQIRRATSQKMVTTTQKLVVTTQSTALQPVLIHDTVAQSQPKAPPLTTAQPVITPQTTAKQIVTPLTTDQMQQQSKVPTQTINSSVKPKVTPNQVIRHSTAVSAVQEHLKNKAQSKQLNQQQKESSSVSHTAPTMDPLTSKLNVTIATTTAVATVTTAGGIARQTVSQLLGKQQAMVVRQPVRRTDNKFVMQRVTRHPFSPRSQTVDIMPKTSKLVTISTDTSATQVSYTLSKPVTSKEPQTVHVTSAMTSTVSVSGSGTVANVVNTIPTCSVALQHATPPPGLDVRSFIAGHNTMLPSFQHYLPQGGIGAAMIRPNLSNPGMLTAANAALLSQAMLANTRSLAPDLTNIGVNDKNQVRLHSPLTSQTPFLSPSMIQQARVSGVTQGTLPPPSPQGHSFISPGLTLQPALTQVLFTQPPIAAYTVANSSHQLVNPSLPHTVIRHPLVPTAGIPQNMTTVCVAGTSVPQTTVGVTLPPVVTIGAVAYPMLNTNRAVVTAPTYTTLSFGPFPQYRFPFTNQVPLISPVALTSSHSGVPVGVPATSATNQIVSNGQTSNGVIVHALPLQTTTSVSNAWLNSSTISNGLPTKGSPFPITTAVVTSSTSAVAIATTPSAVTQPSSSTMQEARVTNSQVAATTT